A single region of the Erwinia sp. genome encodes:
- a CDS encoding hypothetical protein (ID:LKCDNKCA_00076;~source:Prodigal:2.6) — MQEKNRLAALLPQGWERDFTHFFTLDAAVLMSLLGFCVASGINGVQTRECGRTSSSRLDALESALNFNMRDWWQPTKDSFFGLLSKTQIADALNDAGATGAAGDIDKMKKGDAAAVAESRMADNRWVPVWMQGAQPQEPVNCDVLDTDNNHTAHAA; from the coding sequence ATGCAGGAAAAAAACCGCCTCGCCGCACTGCTGCCGCAGGGCTGGGAGAGGGATTTCACCCACTTTTTCACCCTCGATGCCGCAGTGCTGATGTCGCTGCTCGGCTTCTGCGTTGCCAGCGGTATTAACGGCGTGCAGACCCGTGAGTGTGGGCGTACATCATCCAGCCGCCTCGATGCGCTGGAGTCCGCGCTCAATTTCAATATGCGTGACTGGTGGCAACCGACAAAAGATAGCTTTTTCGGCCTGCTGTCAAAAACTCAGATTGCAGATGCACTGAATGACGCAGGCGCCACCGGTGCCGCAGGCGACATCGACAAAATGAAAAAGGGTGACGCTGCCGCCGTAGCCGAAAGCCGCATGGCAGACAATCGCTGGGTGCCTGTCTGGATGCAGGGGGCACAGCCGCAGGAACCGGTAAATTGTGACGTACTGGATACTGATAACAACCACACAGCGCACGCTGCCTGA
- a CDS encoding hypothetical protein (ID:LKCDNKCA_00083;~source:Prodigal:2.6), whose translation MSQLSFENLCHAFDSAPVIAKPVLPLSPARALPVMYINDHRRAFIKLFGETARYHHRYEVFRDFVAMSAIAIENVFLKSEALEKTYLEIAGRYQPEDVTRIAQLLGHVVMGLETEMCDFLGSVFMELELGSGNWGQFFTPYSVQSLMAQLLSPAIGETIGKQGWVDLSEPCCGSAGMVIGFAQKMIEDGFNPSQQLWASCIDIDPKAADMAYIQLSLLGIPAEVITGNTLTMAFSRTRFTPVYYLNDWPEKFSLRERVEAMKKVMSGFAA comes from the coding sequence ATGTCACAGCTGAGTTTCGAAAACCTTTGCCACGCTTTTGACAGTGCGCCGGTGATAGCAAAGCCTGTTTTGCCCCTTTCACCTGCGCGCGCGTTGCCGGTGATGTACATCAATGACCATCGTCGCGCGTTCATTAAATTATTCGGGGAAACCGCCCGTTATCATCATCGCTATGAGGTTTTTCGTGATTTCGTCGCGATGTCCGCTATCGCGATAGAAAATGTATTTCTGAAATCTGAGGCGCTGGAAAAAACGTATCTTGAAATAGCAGGGCGTTACCAGCCAGAAGACGTGACCCGCATTGCTCAATTACTGGGGCACGTCGTTATGGGGCTTGAAACGGAAATGTGTGATTTTTTAGGTTCTGTTTTCATGGAGCTTGAGCTGGGTTCCGGCAACTGGGGACAGTTTTTTACACCCTATTCGGTGCAATCACTCATGGCTCAATTGCTGTCACCCGCTATCGGGGAAACGATCGGCAAACAGGGTTGGGTAGACCTTAGCGAACCTTGCTGCGGTTCCGCTGGCATGGTGATTGGTTTTGCCCAAAAAATGATAGAAGACGGTTTTAATCCCTCCCAGCAGCTTTGGGCATCCTGTATCGATATCGATCCGAAAGCGGCTGACATGGCCTATATTCAGCTGAGTTTACTGGGTATCCCTGCCGAAGTCATAACCGGTAATACGCTAACGATGGCATTCAGCCGTACCCGCTTTACGCCGGTGTATTACCTTAACGACTGGCCTGAAAAGTTTTCACTTCGTGAACGCGTCGAGGCAATGAAAAAGGTGATGTCTGGATTTGCCGCGTAG
- a CDS encoding hypothetical protein (ID:LKCDNKCA_00073;~source:Prodigal:2.6) yields the protein MKVIIGALGSSGDVYPCIEIGAILKKRHHEVYLLANEHFKSSAVSRGLSFMPVGDREDYLRTVKDRRLWDKKTALKTLSGYMAAQQEEMYNAMAAFIEEDCNCIIIHSLWCFAASIVSDKFGVRKFSVSLTNATQKLKPGRLISFLEKVSGASLNWKLALFKSLIVSPALQDTVNTLRMSNGLAGRKNIYAAWTDDEANSVVLYEPWFYKKNQRKGFYAGFLLNNDSECSHDTLVSSFIDRNTVVIFTSWALADDHFVNQIVSDIKEEGMKCVIVTPEADIVHAEHRVLMVPFINISKIRGCLFAVHHGGIGTTAQLLSNGVPQLIYPSAFDQFGNAITIERLRCGLRGRGRGRKQLKAMAEFSRSGRNHCEHFAALFNDDTSIRNSKLESFLRLN from the coding sequence ATGAAAGTGATAATTGGCGCACTAGGTTCGTCTGGCGATGTTTATCCCTGCATTGAAATCGGTGCCATACTCAAGAAAAGACACCATGAGGTATATCTTCTAGCCAATGAGCATTTCAAATCGTCGGCGGTATCCCGCGGATTATCTTTTATGCCAGTGGGGGACAGAGAGGACTATCTGAGAACGGTCAAGGACAGGCGTCTGTGGGATAAAAAAACTGCACTGAAAACCCTGTCGGGTTACATGGCCGCACAGCAGGAGGAGATGTACAACGCCATGGCAGCTTTTATTGAAGAAGACTGCAACTGCATAATCATTCATTCGCTGTGGTGCTTTGCCGCCTCGATCGTCAGTGACAAGTTCGGGGTCAGGAAATTCTCTGTCAGCCTGACCAATGCCACTCAGAAATTGAAACCCGGTCGGTTAATTTCCTTTCTGGAAAAGGTATCTGGTGCAAGTCTTAACTGGAAACTCGCGCTTTTCAAAAGCCTGATAGTTTCACCCGCATTACAGGATACGGTAAATACCCTCAGAATGAGCAACGGCCTAGCTGGCCGTAAAAATATTTATGCAGCTTGGACAGATGATGAAGCGAATTCCGTAGTGTTGTATGAGCCATGGTTTTATAAAAAAAATCAGCGCAAGGGATTTTATGCCGGGTTTCTGCTCAACAACGACAGCGAATGCTCACATGATACTCTGGTTTCGTCCTTTATTGACCGCAACACCGTGGTGATCTTTACCAGCTGGGCCTTGGCTGACGACCACTTTGTGAACCAGATAGTGAGCGACATAAAGGAAGAGGGCATGAAGTGCGTGATTGTCACCCCTGAGGCCGATATAGTACATGCAGAACACAGGGTGCTCATGGTCCCCTTTATCAACATCTCTAAGATCCGGGGCTGTCTGTTTGCTGTACATCATGGTGGCATCGGAACGACAGCCCAACTGCTTAGCAATGGTGTGCCTCAGCTTATTTACCCCAGCGCATTCGATCAATTCGGGAACGCCATAACGATTGAAAGGCTTCGCTGCGGGCTCAGGGGAAGGGGAAGGGGAAGAAAGCAACTGAAGGCTATGGCAGAATTTTCCAGGTCCGGCAGGAACCATTGTGAGCACTTCGCTGCCCTGTTCAACGACGATACCAGCATCAGAAACAGCAAACTGGAGTCTTTCCTCCGCCTGAATTAG
- a CDS encoding hypothetical protein (ID:LKCDNKCA_00080;~source:Prodigal:2.6), whose protein sequence is MQLRLTQSDAVLGMNATSEAERDYWQAREKASVCHPVEIIVNAFHDAAGLMYPMNWRSEADQDTETFMMREMYCGNVTEIYTRIGARYFQMRDYSNLNHGEIVERVKEVMSKIDKNLK, encoded by the coding sequence ATGCAATTACGTCTTACCCAGTCCGATGCTGTTTTAGGAATGAACGCGACATCTGAGGCCGAGCGCGATTACTGGCAGGCACGTGAGAAGGCATCAGTCTGTCACCCTGTTGAAATTATCGTTAACGCGTTTCATGACGCTGCCGGACTGATGTACCCGATGAACTGGCGAAGCGAAGCCGATCAGGATACGGAAACTTTCATGATGCGGGAAATGTACTGCGGCAACGTGACTGAAATTTATACCCGTATCGGGGCGCGTTATTTCCAGATGCGGGACTACAGCAACCTGAACCACGGCGAGATCGTGGAGCGCGTTAAGGAGGTGATGAGCAAAATCGACAAGAACCTGAAATGA
- a CDS encoding hypothetical protein (ID:LKCDNKCA_00084;~source:Prodigal:2.6) has translation MLKFTAKNLLPVVAEIRQYDAAMLLVKDEGIYVLSSEGESKDGRRTVAYAEGYDPAKFPDGGELYDACVDAVGGDDFAESLPLNDVVLTALAEGKHDLLIVVTETQIRIDLALVGKAS, from the coding sequence ATGTTGAAGTTTACTGCCAAAAATCTGTTACCTGTCGTGGCTGAAATACGACAGTACGATGCGGCTATGTTACTGGTTAAAGATGAAGGGATTTATGTCCTGTCATCCGAGGGAGAAAGTAAGGACGGGCGACGCACCGTTGCTTATGCTGAGGGCTATGATCCGGCTAAGTTTCCCGACGGTGGCGAATTATATGATGCCTGCGTCGATGCCGTTGGTGGCGACGATTTTGCCGAATCACTCCCCCTTAACGACGTCGTTCTGACTGCGTTAGCCGAAGGAAAACATGATTTGCTCATCGTCGTCACTGAAACTCAGATCCGTATTGATTTGGCTCTGGTCGGGAAGGCGTCATGA
- a CDS encoding hypothetical protein (ID:LKCDNKCA_00091;~source:Prodigal:2.6) — MHIPRPAKLLFTVDDGWNRYLEKHGDNISQWTRLCVERMLACGTCAMGVRRYCCASPDCTHSRFFCQSCKSKACSACGMKSTEQWIAKQQHVQPDCDWQHITFTMPHLLWPFFSNNWPLLNDLFRCATRAMLKWARRQGIEVGIFCALHTYGRQLNQHPHIHVSVTRGGLDVKHGAWRSLFFRKKAVEEFWRGPLSACCATAMSGSVPAPCRDWGISATGSSGGAT; from the coding sequence ATGCATATCCCCCGTCCCGCTAAACTCCTCTTCACCGTAGATGACGGCTGGAACCGCTACCTCGAAAAACACGGCGACAACATCAGCCAGTGGACCCGCCTCTGTGTTGAGCGCATGCTCGCCTGCGGGACCTGCGCCATGGGCGTACGCCGTTACTGCTGCGCCTCGCCGGACTGCACACACTCCCGCTTCTTCTGCCAGAGCTGCAAGTCAAAGGCCTGCAGCGCCTGCGGCATGAAATCAACTGAGCAGTGGATAGCCAAACAGCAGCACGTGCAGCCCGACTGCGACTGGCAGCACATCACCTTTACCATGCCCCACCTGCTGTGGCCCTTCTTCAGCAACAACTGGCCCCTGCTCAACGACCTGTTCCGCTGCGCCACCCGCGCCATGCTGAAGTGGGCACGCCGGCAGGGTATTGAGGTCGGTATCTTCTGTGCCCTGCATACTTACGGCCGCCAACTTAATCAGCACCCGCATATCCACGTTTCCGTCACCCGCGGTGGGCTTGACGTTAAGCACGGCGCCTGGCGCAGCCTTTTCTTCAGAAAGAAGGCCGTTGAGGAATTCTGGCGGGGGCCGTTATCCGCCTGCTGCGCGACAGCTATGAGCGGGTCAGTCCCGGCACCCTGCCGGGACTGGGGCATATCCGCGACGGGGAGCAGTGGCGGCGCTACCTGA
- a CDS encoding hypothetical protein (ID:LKCDNKCA_00078;~source:Prodigal:2.6), with protein MIPRSHSLIPLRPERQAVIKAIAFVDARREVEPCWKIADYPYAQAFFRFLCGKGKVTGKNLNKVAGVRWDPKERLSSLADWERGFDMLISSEGRYCPTPLPSDLATYIFPELAFSLSERKEKRWKREFQQYSRQQDKERNREEEKYQSVVGQAEIELDFQTPETLRSWYAHWSQQDIRSYDLEHMFWAWAGRFPSLTEVHRWYSRGQEPLWQMVDVVRHVSQNTCAEQQALDRWLVPNKLPFREARDE; from the coding sequence ATGATCCCCCGCAGCCATTCCCTTATTCCTCTGCGTCCTGAGCGTCAGGCGGTTATAAAGGCTATCGCCTTTGTTGATGCCAGGCGTGAGGTTGAACCGTGCTGGAAAATTGCAGACTACCCGTACGCTCAGGCATTTTTCCGCTTTCTGTGCGGTAAAGGCAAAGTGACCGGTAAGAATCTGAATAAGGTTGCCGGTGTACGCTGGGATCCGAAAGAACGGCTGTCCAGTCTGGCAGACTGGGAGCGCGGATTTGATATGTTAATCAGCAGTGAAGGTCGCTATTGCCCGACGCCGCTGCCGTCCGATCTTGCCACTTATATTTTCCCCGAGCTGGCATTTTCCCTCTCGGAGCGTAAGGAAAAACGCTGGAAGCGGGAGTTTCAGCAGTACTCACGTCAGCAGGATAAGGAGCGAAACAGGGAAGAAGAAAAATACCAGAGTGTAGTAGGGCAGGCGGAAATCGAACTGGACTTTCAGACACCTGAAACGCTGCGGTCATGGTATGCGCACTGGTCACAGCAGGATATTCGTTCCTATGATTTGGAGCATATGTTCTGGGCGTGGGCGGGACGTTTTCCGTCGCTGACTGAGGTTCATCGCTGGTACTCCCGAGGGCAGGAGCCGCTGTGGCAGATGGTTGATGTTGTCCGGCATGTCTCGCAGAACACCTGTGCAGAACAGCAGGCTTTAGATCGCTGGTTGGTACCCAATAAACTTCCGTTCAGGGAGGCACGCGATGAGTGA
- a CDS encoding hypothetical protein (ID:LKCDNKCA_00074;~source:Prodigal:2.6), producing the protein MYIPRPAKLLFTVEDGWNRYLEKHGDNISQWTRLCVERMLACGTCAMGVRRYCCASTDCTHSRFFCQSCKSKACSACGMKSTEQWIAEQQHVLPDCDWQHITFTMPTCCGPSSATTGPCSTTCSAAPPAPC; encoded by the coding sequence ATGTATATCCCCCGCCCCGCTAAACTCCTCTTCACCGTCGAGGACGGCTGGAACCGCTACCTCGAAAAACACGGCGACAACATCAGCCAGTGGACCCGCCTCTGTGTTGAGCGCATGCTCGCCTGCGGGACCTGCGCCATGGGCGTACGCCGTTACTGCTGCGCTTCGACGGACTGCACACACTCCCGCTTCTTCTGCCAGAGCTGCAAGTCAAAGGCCTGCAGCGCCTGCGGCATGAAATCAACTGAGCAGTGGATAGCCGAACAGCAGCACGTGCTGCCCGACTGCGACTGGCAGCACATCACCTTTACCATGCCCACCTGCTGTGGCCCTTCTTCAGCAACAACTGGCCCCTGCTCAACGACCTGTTCCGCTGCGCCACCCGCGCCATGCTGA
- a CDS encoding hypothetical protein (ID:LKCDNKCA_00082;~source:Prodigal:2.6) — MQFDPQIVAQAKTFVNAYRTGKRAHMPSLRFEFWQQFMTTVRAELGIQ; from the coding sequence ATGCAATTTGACCCGCAAATCGTCGCACAGGCGAAAACGTTTGTAAATGCCTACCGCACGGGGAAACGTGCGCATATGCCTTCACTGCGCTTCGAATTCTGGCAGCAGTTTATGACCACCGTCCGCGCCGAACTCGGTATTCAGTGA
- a CDS encoding hypothetical protein (ID:LKCDNKCA_00090;~source:Prodigal:2.6) produces MTGRYISHVPARHFKMVRYPGFLANRKRGTLLPKVWEALSMTAREKPKRPGFAVLMKGFLGTDPYQCILCKGRLRFAGAVAGEHATKMLSDRLQQMAKKRWLRMPERDRCA; encoded by the coding sequence ATGACCGGCCGCTATATCAGCCACGTTCCGGCAAGGCATTTTAAAATGGTGCGCTACCCGGGCTTTCTGGCCAACCGCAAGCGGGGCACGCTGCTGCCGAAGGTCTGGGAAGCGCTGTCGATGACGGCACGGGAAAAACCGAAACGCCCCGGGTTCGCGGTGCTGATGAAAGGCTTCCTGGGTACGGACCCGTACCAGTGCATCCTCTGCAAAGGCCGGCTGCGTTTTGCCGGCGCCGTGGCAGGTGAGCACGCCACAAAAATGCTCTCAGACAGGCTGCAACAGATGGCGAAAAAACGATGGCTGCGGATGCCTGAGCGGGATCGGTGCGCCTGA
- a CDS encoding hypothetical protein (ID:LKCDNKCA_00085;~source:Prodigal:2.6) has translation MTNYTLKNINAKANVSFCVNVFKGAAMIKKHYNNATIALFKVFMTGYELRLWRKGMGWDQERAAEELGKCLRTYKAYEKSQAIDRIVELATRSLTLSLLLPALSGKNSAEICQVIGTLTD, from the coding sequence ATGACTAATTATACCCTTAAAAACATTAACGCAAAAGCTAATGTTAGCTTTTGCGTTAATGTTTTTAAGGGTGCAGCCATGATAAAAAAACACTACAATAATGCAACTATTGCACTTTTTAAGGTGTTTATGACGGGTTATGAATTGCGTTTATGGCGAAAAGGGATGGGCTGGGATCAGGAACGCGCCGCTGAAGAACTGGGTAAATGCCTGCGAACGTACAAAGCCTACGAGAAATCACAGGCTATAGACCGTATTGTCGAACTGGCCACCCGGTCGCTGACACTTTCCTTATTGCTTCCCGCGCTTTCAGGTAAAAACAGCGCGGAAATCTGTCAGGTTATCGGCACTCTAACGGACTGA
- a CDS encoding hypothetical protein (ID:LKCDNKCA_00086;~source:Prodigal:2.6), with translation MFELLYHPEAAQEVKALPDVLRGKMARLLVQLSERGNELRYPLSRPIKNGLFELRASGTDIARTLFVFQQGKKIYILRCFIKKTEKTPPKEIVVALQRLEELSDG, from the coding sequence ATGTTCGAACTTTTATACCATCCTGAAGCCGCTCAGGAAGTGAAAGCGCTACCGGATGTTCTGCGCGGTAAAATGGCAAGACTATTGGTTCAGTTGAGCGAGCGGGGAAATGAATTACGCTACCCGTTAAGCAGACCCATCAAAAATGGATTGTTTGAACTCAGGGCGTCAGGAACAGATATTGCCCGCACCTTGTTTGTATTCCAGCAGGGGAAGAAAATTTATATTTTACGTTGTTTCATTAAGAAAACTGAGAAGACGCCGCCCAAAGAAATCGTGGTTGCGTTGCAACGACTGGAGGAATTATCTGATGGCTAA
- a CDS encoding hypothetical protein (ID:LKCDNKCA_00075;~source:Prodigal:2.6), with protein sequence MYIPRPAKLLFTVEDGWNRYLEKHGDNISQWTRLCVERMLACGTCAMGVRRYCCASTDCTHSRFFCQSCKSKACSACGMKSTEQWIAEQQHVLPDCDWQHITFTMPHLLWPFFSNNWPLLNDLFRCATRAMLKFARRQGIEVGIFCALHTYGRQLNQHPHIHVSVTRGGLDVKHGAWRSLFFRNKAVEEIWRGAVIRLLRGSYERVSPGTLPGLGHIRDDPQWRRYLKAQYGRHWKVHFAKKTRGTWHSVKYLGRYLKRPPVSASRLRHYAGGAVVHHYLDHRTGKHKRQTLSQEEMIGRYISHVPARHFKMVRYSGFLANRKRGSLLPKVYEALEMTVREKPKRPGFAVLMKGFLGTDPYQCILCKGRLRFAGAMAGEHAAKMLSDRLHQMAKKRWLRMPELDRCA encoded by the coding sequence ATGTATATCCCCCGCCCCGCTAAACTCCTCTTCACCGTCGAGGACGGCTGGAACCGCTACCTCGAAAAACACGGCGACAACATCAGCCAGTGGACCCGCCTCTGTGTTGAGCGCATGCTCGCCTGCGGGACCTGCGCCATGGGCGTACGCCGTTACTGCTGCGCTTCGACGGACTGCACACACTCCCGCTTCTTCTGCCAGAGCTGCAAGTCAAAGGCCTGCAGCGCCTGCGGCATGAAATCAACTGAGCAGTGGATAGCCGAACAGCAGCACGTGCTGCCCGACTGCGACTGGCAGCACATCACCTTTACCATGCCCCACCTGCTGTGGCCCTTCTTCAGCAACAACTGGCCCCTGCTCAACGACCTGTTCCGCTGCGCCACCCGCGCCATGCTGAAGTTTGCACGCCGGCAGGGTATTGAGGTCGGTATCTTCTGTGCCCTGCATACTTACGGCCGCCAACTTAATCAGCACCCGCATATCCACGTTTCCGTCACCCGCGGTGGGCTTGACGTTAAGCACGGCGCCTGGCGCAGCCTTTTCTTCAGAAATAAGGCCGTTGAGGAAATCTGGCGGGGTGCCGTTATCCGCCTGCTGCGCGGCAGCTATGAGCGGGTCAGTCCCGGCACCCTGCCGGGCCTGGGCCACATCCGCGATGATCCCCAGTGGCGGCGTTACCTGAAGGCACAGTATGGCCGGCACTGGAAGGTACACTTCGCGAAGAAGACCCGGGGAACCTGGCACAGTGTTAAATACCTCGGACGCTACCTGAAACGACCGCCGGTGTCGGCTTCACGGCTGCGACACTACGCCGGCGGCGCGGTGGTCCACCACTACCTCGATCACCGCACGGGAAAGCATAAGCGCCAGACGCTGAGCCAGGAAGAGATGATCGGGCGCTATATCAGCCACGTTCCGGCGCGGCATTTTAAGATGGTGCGCTACTCCGGCTTTCTGGCTAACCGCAAGCGGGGCTCGCTGCTGCCGAAGGTTTACGAAGCGCTGGAAATGACGGTACGGGAGAAACCGAAACGCCCCGGGTTCGCGGTGCTGATGAAAGGCTTCCTGGGCACGGATCCGTACCAGTGCATCCTCTGCAAAGGTCGGCTGCGTTTTGCCGGCGCCATGGCGGGTGAGCACGCCGCAAAAATGCTCTCTGACAGGCTGCATCAGATGGCGAAAAAACGATGGTTGCGGATGCCTGAGCTGGATCGGTGCGCCTGA
- a CDS encoding hypothetical protein (ID:LKCDNKCA_00079;~source:Prodigal:2.6) has product MSEKRLASNQRRSLETMRGKLLLMAEQWDEVDYCVMSELERLADSFATVVSELTFVIEKKDVQRAQNDTDNG; this is encoded by the coding sequence ATGAGTGAAAAACGTCTGGCTTCTAACCAGCGGCGCAGTCTGGAAACCATGCGCGGAAAATTGCTGCTGATGGCAGAGCAATGGGATGAGGTTGATTACTGCGTCATGTCTGAACTGGAGCGACTGGCCGATAGCTTTGCGACAGTGGTTTCCGAGCTGACTTTTGTCATCGAAAAAAAAGACGTGCAAAGGGCTCAAAACGACACTGATAACGGATAA
- a CDS encoding hypothetical protein (ID:LKCDNKCA_00089;~source:Prodigal:2.6), with protein MYSTSPEFKKCLVCSIGHMTLDDSVILKERSWLGD; from the coding sequence ATGTACAGTACCTCTCCCGAGTTTAAAAAATGTCTGGTATGTAGCATCGGGCATATGACGCTGGACGATTCAGTCATTCTGAAAGAACGTTCATGGTTAGGAGATTGA
- the higA1_1 gene encoding Antitoxin HigA1 (ID:LKCDNKCA_00087;~source:Prodigal:2.6): protein MAKVKAISHEDVMKTLLDTPEAIAAFEEAKDEFALLEQLTAWRTQAGLTKADVAERMGVKPPAINRIENNVTKASWQTLKRYAAACGVELGITVRV from the coding sequence ATGGCTAAAGTAAAAGCAATAAGTCATGAAGACGTCATGAAGACGTTGCTCGATACCCCAGAAGCTATTGCTGCTTTCGAAGAGGCAAAAGATGAGTTTGCGCTGTTGGAGCAGCTCACGGCATGGCGGACTCAGGCGGGACTCACAAAAGCGGACGTTGCGGAACGAATGGGGGTAAAACCTCCGGCAATAAATCGCATCGAAAATAACGTGACGAAAGCCAGCTGGCAAACGCTGAAACGTTACGCGGCAGCCTGTGGTGTTGAACTGGGTATTACCGTCAGGGTGTGA
- a CDS encoding hypothetical protein (ID:LKCDNKCA_00088;~source:Prodigal:2.6) has protein sequence MRLASRFGNANVIRRDRPLTNDELARFVPSVFSEEKHESRSERYTYIPTITLLDKLRSEGFQPFFGCQTRVRDQGKREHTKHMLRLRRQGQISGKEVPEIILLNSHDGSSSYQMIPGMFRFVCMNGLVCGDTFGDIRVLHKGDVVGQVIEGAYEVLNVFDSVAESREEMKAITLRPDEQHLLATTALNYKYDGAHISVAAEDVLLTRRHEDRSPDLWTTYQKVQENLIKGGLNGRTAKGKRSTTRGVNGIAGDVKLNRALWEMAENFKNLKS, from the coding sequence ATGCGTTTAGCTTCCCGTTTTGGTAATGCCAATGTGATCCGCCGTGACCGCCCGCTGACCAATGATGAGCTTGCCCGCTTTGTGCCAAGCGTATTTTCAGAAGAAAAACATGAGTCTCGCAGCGAACGCTACACCTATATCCCGACCATCACACTGCTCGATAAGCTGCGTAGTGAAGGCTTTCAGCCTTTCTTTGGGTGTCAGACGCGTGTGCGCGATCAGGGAAAACGTGAGCATACAAAACATATGCTACGTCTGCGCAGGCAAGGACAGATTTCCGGTAAAGAAGTGCCTGAAATTATTCTTCTTAACAGTCACGATGGTTCAAGCAGTTACCAGATGATCCCCGGCATGTTCCGTTTTGTATGCATGAATGGTTTAGTGTGTGGCGATACGTTCGGTGATATTCGTGTCCTGCACAAAGGAGACGTCGTTGGTCAGGTCATTGAGGGCGCTTACGAGGTGCTCAACGTCTTTGACAGCGTTGCTGAATCCCGTGAAGAAATGAAAGCTATCACGTTGCGACCGGATGAGCAGCACCTGCTGGCGACTACCGCACTGAACTACAAATATGACGGCGCACATATATCGGTGGCCGCTGAAGATGTATTGCTCACACGCCGTCACGAAGACCGCAGCCCTGATTTGTGGACAACCTACCAAAAAGTTCAGGAAAACCTTATTAAAGGCGGACTGAACGGACGCACTGCGAAAGGCAAACGCTCAACGACCCGTGGCGTTAATGGCATTGCAGGGGACGTCAAACTTAACCGCGCCCTGTGGGAAATGGCGGAAAACTTTAAGAACCTGAAAAGTTAA
- the psiB gene encoding Protein PsiB (ID:LKCDNKCA_00077;~source:Prodigal:2.6): MRNIITTDVLKTMIPDELEDYHSAGEDFRRELTHAVIGNLAAPDQWDINGEYRSEFGGFFPVQIRFTPAHGNFHIAVCSPGEVSPVWIIVFITPSGRPFSVVRTLATFNPEIVSHTLSLAACLDADGYSAASIISILAREGEA; the protein is encoded by the coding sequence ATGCGCAATATCATTACAACCGATGTCCTGAAGACCATGATCCCAGACGAGTTAGAAGATTACCATTCTGCCGGTGAGGATTTTCGTCGGGAACTGACTCACGCCGTTATAGGGAACCTTGCAGCACCGGATCAGTGGGACATTAATGGTGAATATCGCAGCGAGTTTGGCGGTTTTTTCCCTGTACAGATACGCTTTACGCCTGCTCATGGTAACTTTCATATTGCCGTATGCAGCCCCGGAGAGGTGAGCCCGGTCTGGATTATTGTCTTCATTACCCCCAGCGGCCGCCCCTTTTCGGTTGTCCGCACACTGGCGACCTTCAACCCAGAGATCGTGAGCCACACACTTAGCCTCGCTGCCTGTCTCGATGCTGATGGTTATTCGGCTGCCAGCATTATCAGCATTCTGGCAAGGGAGGGCGAAGCATGA
- a CDS encoding hypothetical protein (ID:LKCDNKCA_00081;~source:Prodigal:2.6): MKKAGFPLPSVPVCTVRSLTGHQNQMEIRPCNLTRKSSHRRKRL; encoded by the coding sequence ATGAAAAAAGCAGGGTTTCCCCTGCCTTCCGTGCCGGTCTGCACCGTGAGAAGTTTGACCGGCCATCAAAACCAGATGGAGATTAGACCATGCAATTTGACCCGCAAATCGTCGCACAGGCGAAAACGTTTGTAA